A segment of the Zingiber officinale cultivar Zhangliang chromosome 8B, Zo_v1.1, whole genome shotgun sequence genome:
AGTAGCCGACGTCTCCAGCGGCAGGTGCCGCCTCTTCCAGCAATAGTCGGCGTCTCCAGCGGCAGGTGCCGCCTCCTCTAGCAGTAGCCGACGTCTCCAGCCGCCACGACCGCCTCCGACAGCAGCCACAGCCGCCGGCGGCATCTCCAGCAACCGCCGACATCTCCACCACTGCCGCCGGCACTTCCCGTGGCTGGTGCCGACGATTACAGCGAATATCGCCTCCAAACCACTGCCACAGCCGCCTTTGGCAGCCAGCGCCTCTGGCGGCCAGCGTCGTCACCTCTGGCAGCTACTGCCGCAACCGCCGACATCTCTTGGCAGTCGTCGCCACCCTCCGAGCAGCCGCCGTCCGAGGGCTCAGGTATCGTACTATGTTTATAtgtcggcctgcgagccgagagtgTATTCGGCCTTCGTGTCGTTATTGTatcccggcctgcgagccgatggagtgttcggccttcgtgccgctGTGGCGCTTCAGCTCGCGAGCCGAGGTTGCAGTCGGATCGTGCGTTGCCCTGCGGATCCATATCTCGTCCGGCTTCGAGCCACCGGAGCCAGTTACTCACCTGGCGGATATTTATCTGCTATCCAGAGTCGAGCGACGACTCGATCAGCTCACCCATCCATCCAAGGGCGCACCCCCCCGGGGTTAGGGTACGTCGCCGTATTcattttatacttattttattatccTGTTATTATGTGGATGCTTATCTGTGCGCGGGACCCACCTCaagcatcgaggtaccagggatcggggcaacccggtcactggTTGCAGGTGTTGTTGATCAGAAGACatcggacgacttggtcaacacacgAGATAGCTCATCAGCCGAGTAatgaggatgcggtcaaccttctaAACACGTTGTTCCAGcaagttcgtcttctcagcttctcgACAAGAACAATAAGTAAGTATAATgatcataaagaaatgtctttataagtatataggaatatgatacatcaagttcatataacaatcatcatatgattgactatAGGACTATAAAACATAGAGTAGTCATGAGAGGGTCATGAGAATGATCGATTTCATCTATTTTTTACATAAGTATATTTTGCAGTTGatgttttcttattttcttttttttatcgGGCAACAAGACTGTGTGTTCCGTGGTAACTTACAGTCAAACATTGGAGCAATCTTGCAGTTGTTCTTTTATATCTGTTTTTCTGAACTAGACATGCAAACCTGCAACGCTTTATTTCAGTCTAGACTCTTTCATCTGCATTATATCTCAACTCAGAAGTTAGTAGTACAAAACAATCAGAAGTGTGATTTTTGAAAAGGTCAactttgattttttaattttttattattattgttattgttattattattattattattttgatgagTTGCGAATTTGTGATAGGTAATAAAAGCTTTCTGTAATTTAATCCGAAATAAAACCCAATCCAATCCCACGACGCCCAAGCCGCCGTCTCTTCTCCCCCCTCCGATCGGAAGGCGAATAGAAGTGATGGCTCCTCCCGAGGAGACAGAAGCCGCCGCCGCGGCGATCGAGGAGGAGAACCTTGCCGTGAAGCCCGGCGGCGATCGGCCCATCTCAACCATCCTGATCGTCATAGGTACTGGAACAAACCCTATTCTGCCCCCATTTCGAGTGTTGGTTGTTGATTTTGTTTTGTGTGGGCTTCGGATCCGTAGCTATGCAGACTGAGGCGCTCCCCCTGGTCGCCAAGTTCGAGCTTTCTGAGGATCTTGATCGATCAGCGTGAGTTCCTCTTTCGATAAGGATAAATTTCGTGAAAGCAAATGCTTAGATTGATCGATGAGAAGGGTGATGCAGGGCGAGACCATGCCGTGAGTAGTCTCAAATAGTAACCGCAAAGTGTGGCTTCAGCACTTGCGCTTTGTCGATGCAAAAATTAATGCTATGCATACACATAATATTTGATGTATTTGCAAAAGCTTTGTATAATTGGTCTAGCTCTCACATCGTTAACTGATTTAATATTTCTAATACATAGTTATGAGAATTAGAGTGGAATTCTATTTTCAACAGGTTTCCCAAAGGTGTTCCATGGGTTCGATATCATGGTACTTACAAAGGCTTGGATATCAATCTAGTATGGCCAGGGAAAGATACAATATTAGGTAAAATCTCTTCTGTTTCAGATTTCTTAATTCATACGTGATGTTGGATAGTTTATCTCACCTCTTAGAGTATCCACAATGCATCACCATTATAACATCCACCACCTAATTAAAAAGCATGGGATCCACTaccacatactcattataacaataTATCTCTTTTACCCACATTacttttaacattaacactcattattcATGGATCTCACCGTCCActcaatcatcttaaaattatatcatattaaataaatatattttaaaatatttaaattattattattattttaataataatattactttttaaaaaattactgtttttaaaaaataatattaaattttttaccgtttaaaaaaaattaaaaaaaaaagtgagagAGGGGCGATCAAAGGCGTTAATGCTTTTGAACGCCCCATTCTCTCTCTCCCCTATAATGCCCACTCACAATGGAGAGGGGTGTTAAATGGGCATTATAATGCCCATTTAACACCCCATTATGGGTGCCCTTAGTGATATTCTTTGTTGTTATCAAGGCACCTCTATTTAGCATAAGATTTATTGTTGGGTTGATGACAATGACAGTTGAAGAATAACAATGTTGCTTGTTCTAACAGGAGCTCAGTTGTAATTCTTTTCTTTTATCCCTCTTATCTATATTTACATGAGCGAACTATGCTGAATAGCTAGttatataattaattgtttttcTATAATTGTAAATATGCCTTATAGTAGCTTATATCACAATTCTTTTAGAGTTTATGGGTATTTATAGTTTCTACCAAGAATCGAGTTGGAATACTGTTCTTTTATGGTGACGGAATTAGTTCAATCAATAAATAAACTATGTGTCTTGGAGAAGGTTTGTGAAAATCTATAAGATACATAGAGTTTGTCACTGTTTTTTTTcacctttttttttcatttagatCAATTGATTTCTGTGTTAACTATGCTCAGATGTTTCATACTGAGGTGAAACTCAAGAGCCCTCAAACTGTTTCTGCCAGGTTAATGGTTCTAATCTAGcatttgaagctcagagttcttACACCATGTTTTCAACTTAGAGCAGCAATTTCTTTCTCTACCGAAAGTTGTGATTGAATTTTTCTACTAATTTCAGGTGTTGATAGTGTTGGCACAGTATCAGCATCTCTCTTGACTTATGCTTCTATTCAAGCGTTGAAACCAGACCTCATTATCAATGCAGGAACTGCTGGTGGCTTTCAAGTATGTTTCTCATATCATTCCTTGGAAGATCTGATTATTAGCACTAATGGCATACTTGGACTTGTGAACCTAATTGTGAATCACTGAGTTTGAAACCCTTTGATCTTTGTAGGGCTGTTACAACCAGATCTGTAGTGAAATTTTTAAATACAGATGGCCCATCCAATAGTTAtgtatcatcatcatcataaatTCTTTTATTCAAAATCCATTTGACCTAATAACCCTTGACAAGATCATACTCCTCCGAACCACTTCATCTTGGCTTTTTGAATGGACATCATGCATTTGTGTCACTCCATATTTCTCTCCACATAATCTCTGAAGGTCTATAAATAGTATTTACCAATAAACATTAACAGATCAATTTGTTATTGCTGAaccatttaatttttttcaagTGTTAAATTATAGAGAGTACCCATTACATGAGCACCTTTTGATGCAACATACAGGAAGTTATAGGTTAAAGGAGTTATGTTATTGTGTTTCTTGGGAATGTCTCATCCTTCATCTTTAGGTTTAATCACATTTCTTTTGTGTCCATTTTCTACTTTCCAAACTAACACTTTTGGTTTCTGATTAggacaattatttttttattaattcttaTAGCTGATATGACTCACCTTTGTCTTTCCAACTAAAATTTCGATTTCCTTATTATAACTTGATTGTTTTTGCCTGATGCTTCCCTGTGGTGAACTTCTAAGAGGAATTTTTGTATCTCGTCTATATCTGTAAATGTGACAGAAAACAATCTACGGCTGCCAGTGTTCTTTTCTCCAGAAAAATAAACTGTTTTAGACTTTCTTATTTCTTCGCATGATTTGTTCTTTGTTGATTTTATCTGCCCCGTGAGTTGAAAGTCTGTTTAGATGTAACATCTAACTTTAGACCGAGTGGTATGAGGCTTCCACTAACAATATCTTTTATCATCGAAAGTCCTTAAAACATAATGAATGTTTGTTTGTTGTATTTACCTTGGTATTGTTTCTGGCTTTTTGTCGATTGCTTTTGATCGTTATTACATCCTTGacaatccaggcaagaggagCATGCATAAAAGATGTCTATCTTGTTTCGGATGTAGCCTTCCACGATAGAAGAATTCCTATACCAGTGAGTATTCATGCTACTGTTGTTGCCTTGTACAGCTTGAATGTCCTTTCAAATTTTTAGTCAGCTTGAATTTCCTTTCAGATTTTTAGTCTCTCCTCTGACCTATAAAACTATattaaaattgtttgttttattttatgcATTTGAAATGTTAGTGCTTGTTAAGCTTGTTGGCTTGAAGTTTCTTTCAAGTTGGAAATTTCTCACTACATAACCTTACAGTCTTTTGTTTGATTGCAAACTTGCTACAATGTTCCCTTATATTTGTACTAAAGACTTGCAAAAGTTACCCTGTTGCATTTGATTTCTTTTCCCACAATTCTGCAGGTTTTTGATTTATACGGAATTGGAACCAAGCGAACATTCTCTACTCCCTATCTTGAAAAAGAACTTGGCTTGAAGGTATTCATGTTATTTAAAGGTTCACAGTATACATCTGAAACTGTTTACTGAATCCTGTTTTGTGTATATTTTTTCCCCATCCTCTATGATACTGAGGCTCCAACTATAAAAATCTAAAGAAAAAAATGTCAGCCAACCGTAGTCGAAAGTGAATCTCCATTTACTGCggtcttctctccctctccctctcatgcTTTTGCTTCATCTTCTTGATTCCACACCTGACCGAACCGCCCTGTAGTGTCTTCCTCTTCACCTGTTTGTTCTTCAGtattcctttccttttcttctccaacctgttcaccttcttccatcacctaaataatttcctcatTCCATTGGATTTTATCCTACTATAACAATTAAATCTTATCCTACCAAATGGGATTGGTTATATGGCGCCTCTTATACCATTGgattttattattatatcattattgatatttaaataaattttattctgTTTTAGCATTGATAACTAAATCTTCATTGGTTTTCCTCTTTCTCGTTTAATGTGTGTATTTATTATAGTTTTACATCGCCTAAGTAAAGgctttattggtcgtctaagtacgtGATTGTACCATCTTAAACACATCATTTCACTATGCAGTACTTGTAAATTATTTTTCACATTTCCTAAATGCTTTCATCTGAGTGCTCATGTAGGTCTAAATTTAACTTTTTCAGTCTTCTTTTAATCAACTATAGGTTCACTATATTTTCCTCTCATATATGCAGATTAAATACCCTTTTCCCCCCTGATACCTAGTTAACAGGCTTCTTTTTATCTACTGCAGGTTGGAAAATTGTCCACTGGGGATTCCTTGGATATGTGTCCACAAGACGAATCATCCATCATAGCGAATGACGCAACTGTTAAAGACATGGAGGTAATACACTTGCCTAACGATCGATTTATCATTGCAAATCAACAAGTTTGGTTAGATGGGTAACTTACAGAGCTCACATGTCCTTAAACTTAGCAAGGGGCTTAAGATCAAAGCTATCTTAACCTGCTAAACTTTGGGACCTTGTAATTTGCATATCGAACTTCTTATCTTCCTGATTCTAGAGTGACGAAGAGGTGAAACCATCTTCTATGTTCTAGAAATAGTTATTTAAAGCCTTAGAGATGAATTCAATCCATGATTCATGTTTATCGCACTTAAGAGTTACTGAAAGGATTTCATTCTTTTTCTCAGGGAGCTGCAGTGGCATATGTTGCAGGTTTATTCTCCATCCCCGCAATATTCCTTAAGGCTGTGACAGATATCGTGGATGGTCCGAAGCCAACTGCCGAAGAGTTCATGGAAAATTTGATTGCAGTCTCAGCCGCATTGCATCAGGCTGTTACCGAGGTGGTTGACTTCATAAGTGGTAAGAGCCTCTCTGATCTTTGATGTTCATCATCGAGAATCGTGATAAGGCTGCAGTGTTTATGAGCTGCCTTGGAGCTAAGTTTGCGGCCGCCATATAAAAGATCATCGATTGTTAGTTGTAATTCCAAACTTGTATGTTTATCAAACTTTGTGGCATTAGCAATTCTTCCCTGTATGAGTAATTGatatatatttatcaataaaGAAACTCttgatataataattattattattttcttttattctggtcAAATTGATTTAACATGCATGATTCATTGtactctaataaattatatcCATCTTCACTAAACCTCCGATCATTATTAATTAGCCCTTTTGGCGTGAGACGGTACCATATTATAGCCAATATGAGGGTAACATGGTATTTAATTACTCCTGGCATGTTTAAACTTGCCATTATTTCTGTCGGACCCATGCCATCCGACTGGGCCCAATTAGGTAGCCTTTCCCCTAAGAAGAAAGGGCCCCACTAATGCGGACCCATTGCCCCACGTCAAGATTCGTTTCTGCTCCACCAACAGGGAAGGAAGTACTTTATTTTGCTCTCCCTGaagttttgaattattttttactGGAATCTTCTCAAGTACgctttgaattttattttgaacCCTTTCTATTTCGTGTTGTATTCATTAGCACCTTTACTTCATCTAATAAAAAACGAATGATGCTTTTAGAGCATCCTCCACAATATTCTAATATTATAACATCCATCATTT
Coding sequences within it:
- the LOC122016354 gene encoding 5'-methylthioadenosine/S-adenosylhomocysteine nucleosidase-like, encoding MAPPEETEAAAAAIEEENLAVKPGGDRPISTILIVIAMQTEALPLVAKFELSEDLDRSAFPKGVPWVRYHGTYKGLDINLVWPGKDTILGVDSVGTVSASLLTYASIQALKPDLIINAGTAGGFQARGACIKDVYLVSDVAFHDRRIPIPVFDLYGIGTKRTFSTPYLEKELGLKVGKLSTGDSLDMCPQDESSIIANDATVKDMEGAAVAYVAGLFSIPAIFLKAVTDIVDGPKPTAEEFMENLIAVSAALHQAVTEVVDFISGKSLSDL